One Streptomyces dangxiongensis genomic window, CGTGGTCAGGCGCATCACCAGGGCGTCGACGTTGCCCGGCTGGTAGTAGCCGCGCCGGAAGCCGATGGGGGCGAAGCCGAAACGCTCGTAGAGCTGCTGGGCGCGGATGTTGTCGACCCGGCATTCGAGCATCACCTCGTGGCACTCGAACGCGGTCGCCGCGCGCAGCAGCTCGGTGAGCAGGCGGGCGCCGAGGCCGGTGCGCTGGTGGTCGCGGGCGACGGCGATGGTCTGGACGTCGGCCTGCTCGCCGGCGGCGACGAGACCTGCGTATCCGACGACGCGGCCGTCGGACTCGGCCACGAGGTAGCGCCGGGTGGCGTCCGGGCCCCGGGAGTGGGCCAGCTCGGACCAGAACATGCCCCGGGACCAGGCGTCCTCGGGGAAGAGGTCCTTCTCCAGCACCAGGACCGGGTCGATGTCCCACCAGCGCATCTCGCGCAGGACGGGGGCTGCCGGCTGTGTCACTTGGGGGTGACCACCTTGTAGTTCTTGGGGACCTGGGCGTCGGGCCGGCGCAGGTACAGCGGCCGGGGCGCGGGGAGTTCCTCGCCCGCGGCCAGCTTTCCTGCGGCCAGCGAGGCGAGGGAGGCGGCGGACACGTGCTCCGGCTCGCGGGCGTCCGGGAACGTGTCCGGGTAGAGCAGCGCGCCGGCGCCGACCGCCGGGAGCCCGGCGACCTGCCCGGCGATGTCGGCCGGGCGGTCGACGGCCGGGCCGGTCAGGCGGGTGCGGGGGTCGGCGTACGTGGCCCAGTAGACCTCCTTGCGCCGGGCGTCGGTCGCCACGACGAAGGGGCCCGTCTCGATGCCGGCGGCGTGGGCGAGGCCGTCGAGGGTGCACACGCCGTACACCGGGACGCCGAGCGCGAGACCGAAGGTGTCGGCGGTCATCAGGCCGACACGCAGACCGGTGTAGGGGCCGGGGCCGGTGCCGACGACGATCCCGGTGACCGCCTCCGGTTTCAGCCCGGCGCGGGTGAGTACGCGGTCGACGGCCGGCAGCAGCAGCTCTCCGTGCCGGCGCGCGTCCACCTGGCTCGACGAGGCGATGACGTCGGTGCCGTCGTGCAGCGCGACGGTGACGGCGGGTGTTGCGGTATCCAGAGCGAGCAAGAGCACGCGAACAGCCTACGGCGCCCGCGCCGCCCGCATGGCCGTCCGGGTCGTACGGTCACCGACTGCTACGGTCTGTACGAAGTACGACATATCAGATGAAACAGAGGTGGGCGCACGTGGCAGGGACCAGCTCGGGAGTCGTGGCCGTCCTCACCGCTGCGGCCGTCGGAGCGGTCGGATTCCTCGCCTACCGGGCCCAGGCGACCGTCCCCGCGTCCCTGGGGGGCACTCCCGCCGCGCACGCCTCCCCCTCGGCGTCCGCGTCCAAGGCGCCCCGGGACCGGCACAACCCGACCGCCCTGCCGAGCGCCTCCGGTACGGGTGAACGGGTGGTGTACTCGGTGGACGACGACCGGGTCTGGCTGGTCGGCGAGCGCGGCCGGATGCAGCGCACGTTCCCGGTGCGCCCCGGGAACGTGGATCCGCCCCCGGGCACCTACTGGGTGACCTCCCGCTCCCACGCGGTCACCGGGACCGACGGCCGGCCCGTCGAGCACGTGGTGCGCTTCACCAGCGTGCGGGGCGTGGCGATCGGGTTCAGCGCGGCGGTGGGCGACGGCACCGGCCCGACGCCCGACCCGGGCGTGCGGACGGGCGGGATCCGGGAGAACCGGGAGGACGGGGACGCGATGTGGCGGTTCGCGACGATCGGCGTACGCGTGGTCGTGATCCGCTAGCCGGCCCCGTGCGCCGGGGATGCCGTCCCTCGGCCGGTACCGGGCGAGGGAGACGGTGTCGCCCGGCGCGGTGGTTCCGACCCGCCCGGAGCGGCCCTTCAGCACCCGCCCGTGACGGTCCTCCGGCGCACTCAAGCGGCCCGGGGACGGTCCTCGGCGCGCGCGGTCACGGGCTCCGGCCCGCGGCGTGGTTCCGGGGCCCGCGGGGGCTGGGAGACGGCGTCCGCGGCGGCGCACGAGGCCAGGAGATCGCGCATGGACACCCCGGCGGGCGTGGCGGGCCGGGGCATGGGCCGGGCTGCGGTCATGAACGCCTCCTGATGTGCGGGGGCGGGTGTAGTTAGGCACACCTAACTACGGGCTGGGGACCATGTGACCACGCCCGGGACGCCCCGCGCAACACCGTGCCGACAGCTTGTCGGGAAGCCAGCCGGTCCTCAGCCGGACAGCGCGTCGAGGGCGGCGCCGGACCACCGCTCCCCCAGCCCCGCCAGGGTCACGTGCCGCACCTCGTCGGTGGTGTCCCCGACCGCGCGGTGGATGACGACGTGGAGCCGGTCCTCGGTCAGCTCCTCGACCTTGCCCTCGCCCCACTCCACGACGATCACCGAGTCGGACAGGGAGACGTCGAGGTCCAGGTCCTCCATCTCGTCCAGACCGCCGGAGAGGCGGTAGGCGTCCACGTGGACCAGGGGCGGGCCGTCACCGAGGGAAGGATGCACCCGGGCGATGACGAACGTCGGCGAGGTGACCGCGCCGCGCACGCCCAGGCCCTCGCCGAGCCCGCGGGTCAGGGTGGTCTTGCCCGCGCCCAGTTCACCGGTGAGCATCACCAGGTCGCCCGCGCGCAGCAGCGCGGCGAGCCGGCGGCCCAGCTCCCGCATCTGCTCGGGCGAGGTGACCGTCAGCCGGGTCTCAGCGCGGTGGTGCGGTGCTGCGGGTGCTGCTGGTCGTTCCATAGCCACTTACGGTAGCCCCTGCGGGCACCGCGCCCGCGCGGGTGAGCAGGTCGGCGAGGCGGTCGGTGACCACTTCCGGGTGCTCCAGCATCACCAGGTGCCCGGCGTCCGGCACGAGCACCAGCTCGGCCTCCGGGAGCAGGTCGGCGATGGCCTCGCTGTGCTCGCTCGGCGTGACCAGGTCCCGCACCCCGGCCAGCACCAGCACGGGCATCTCCCGGAAGCAGGTGAGGGCCTCGGTCTTGTCGTGGTCGGTGAAGGCCGGGTAGAACTCGGCGACCACGTCGATCGGCGTCGACTCGATCATCCGCTCGGCGAACCGTTCCACCGCCGGGTCGACGTCCCGTCCCGCGAACGAGTACCGCTTGATGATCCCGGCGAACAGGTCGGCGGTGGCCCGGCGCCCCTTCTCCACCAGCTCCGCCTGCTGCCCCAGCGCCCTGAGCACCCCGGGCAGGATCCGGCGCACCGCGTTGACGCCGGCCACCGGGAGCCCGAAGTTGACCTCGCCGAGCCGCCCGGACGACGTCCCCACGAAGACGGCGGCGACGACCCGGTCCCGGATCAGCTCCGGGTACTGGGCGGCGAGGGCCATGACGGTCATGCCGCCCATGGAGTGGCCGACCAGCACCACCGGTCCCTCGGGTACGGCGGCGTCGAGCACGGCCTTCAGGTCGCGGCCGAGCTGGTCGATGGTCAGGGGCACCCGGTCCCGGGTCTGGCCCACGCCCCGCGCGGACCGCCCGTGGCTGCGCTGGTCCCAGTGCACGGTGCGCACCACCCCGCGCAGGGCGGCCCGCTGGAAGTGCCAGGAGTCCTGGCTGAGGCAGTAGCCGTGGCAGAAGACGACGGTGACCGGGGCGGGCGCCTTGCGGCCGAAGAGCCGGCGCCGGCGCGGGGAGACCTCCGGGCCGACGTCCGGTTCGGTCTCGTCGACCTCGTAGTACAGCTCGGTGCCGTCGTCGGCGTACGCCTTGCCGGGGGTGCCGCGCAGGGTGCCGTACGGCCCGGTGGAGTCCAGCGCCAGCCGGGCCCGGCGGCGCATCCCGCGCCCGACCGTCATCCGCTCGATGGCCACGCCGGCCGCCGCGCCCGCGGCGAGGACGCCCAGCGCGGTGCCGGCGACGCCGGTCGCCCTGCGCCAGCTCCCGGCCGCCCCCGCGGCGGAGACGGCGGCCGCCGAGGCGACGACGTCGGCCACGACCTCCGCCACGGCCTCCGCGCTGCTCTCGCTCACGTACCGCTCCTCTTCGCCGTACAACAGTTCGCTGGTTGGGGTGAAACGGATGGTGCGCTGGTGCCCCCGTGCCCGTGCGTGACCTGCGGGACCGCCGTGCCGGACGGTCCGGGTGCCGCTCCCGAACGGGTTACCCGGGTTCCTGCCCGTTCACATAGACGCGGGGAACGCGCGTTCCGATGCGCGTGACGATCTCGTACGCGATCGTGCCGGAGGCCTTCGCCCAGTCCTCGGCGGTCGGCTCACCCCGGTCGCCCGGCCCGAACAGCACCGCCTGCGCCCCCGCCGGCGGCTCGTCACCGCCGAGGTCCACCACGAACTGGTCCATGGCGACCCGCCCGGCGACCGTGCGCCACTTGCCGTCGACCAGGACCGGGCCGGTGCCGGAGGCGTGCCGCGGAATGCCGTCCGCGTAGCCGACCGGCACCAGGCCGAGCGTCGTAGGGCCCGGGGTGACGTAGTGGTGGCCGTAGCTCACGCCGTGCCCGCCGGGAACGTGCTTGACCAGGGCCAGCGACGCGCTGAGCGTCATCACCGGGCGCAGCCCGAGGTCGGCCGGGGTGCCCAGCTCGGGGCTGGGCGAGATGCCGTACAGGGCGATGCCCGTGCGGACCAGGTCGAAGTGGGAGTCGGACAGCGTGAGGGTGGCCGGCGAGTTGGCGATGTGCCGCACCTCGGGCCGTACGCCCTGGTCCTCGGCGTACGCCACCATCTCCCGGAACCGGCCGAGCTGCGCGGCGACGGACGGGTGACCGGGTTCGTCGGCACACGCGAAGTGCGACCACAGACCGGTGACGCGGACCAGGCCCTCGGCCTCGGCGCGCAGGGCCGCGGTGACCAGGGCGGCCCAGTTCTCGCCGGGCTGACAGCCGTTGCGGCCGAGTCCGGTGTCGGCCTTGAGCTGCACCCGTGCGACCCGCCCGGCCTCCCGGGCGGCGGCGGTGACCTCCCGCAGGGCCCACGTGCCGCTCAGCGACACGTCGATGTCCGCCTCGATCGCCTGCCGCCATGGGCCGCCCGGCACCCACAGCCAGCACAGGATCCGGCCCGGCAGCCCGGCCGCGCGCAGCGCGAGGGCCTCCTCGGCGGTGGCCGTGCCGAGCCAGGCCGCGCCCGCCGCGAGGGCGGCGCGGGCGCAGGGCACCGCCCCGTGGCCGTACCCGTCGGACTTGACGACGGCCATCACGCCGGCGCCCTCCGCGCGGGCGCGCAGGGCCCGCACGTTGGCGCGCAGGGCGCCCAGATCGATCTCGGCGCGGGCCCGCAGGGAGGCGGTCGGCACAGCTGAAGTCTCACTCATGGCGCCCCCAGTGTCTCAGAGGGCGCCGTACGGCCTCCGGGCGCCGTGTCAGCTACCCGGCCTGCGCCCCCACACGAAGACGCGGTCACCCTTCTTCAGCACGCCCCACAGCGCGCGGGCGTCGGCGAGCCGCAGGTTCACACAGCCCATGGAGCCGGCGGTGGTGTGGATGCTGCCGTAGACGGCGTGGAAGGCCTCGCCGCCGTCGAAGAACTGGGCGTACGGCATGGCCTGGCCGTACAGGGTCGACACGTGGTTCTTGTGCCGCCAGTACACGGTGTGCCATCCCTTGCGGGTGACGTGCCCCTTGCCTCCGCTGCGCATCGGCACCGGCCCGAACACCACGCGGGAGCCCTTCTGCACCCAGGTGAGCTGGCGGTCCAGATCGACACAGGCGACCCGGTAGGACCGCACCGGGCACTTCCCGGCGGCGTTCGGCTTCTTCCCGGCCGAGATCAGCATCATCGTCGACCAGGTGACGGGCCCGGCGAACCCGCCGGCCGGCTTGATGCGGTACGCGATCTGGAACGCCCGGACCGTTCTGCAGTCGGCGGCGGACTGCTTGCCGTCCGCCCTCAGTTTCAGCCACCGTTCGACCTGCCGCTGGTAGGGGCCGGTCTGCTCGGTGCACTCCACCTTGGCCACGGCGTCCCCCAACGGCACGTACTCGATGAGGTCGTACGTTCCCGGTGCCGCGTCCCCGGGCTCCACCGCGTCCTCCGCCGCGCTGGGTGGGTACACCCTCGGCGGCAGGGCCTGGTCGGGCGTGTCGATCTGCCAGGGCTGGGCGGGGCCGGGCGGCACGCCGGGGACGAGGTCGGAGAGGGGCACGGAGGCGGGAGTGGCGGCGGGGGCGGGAGCGGGCGGCTTCGGGGAGAGGCCGGGGCTGCCGGGGGTGGGTACGGCGCGTACGGCGGCCACGGCGGTGCCGGTGCTGCCGGCCACCGGGAACGCCGCCCCGGCGGCGAGCAGCACCGCGACACCCCGGTACACAGTTCGTCCGCTGATCATGCAATCAGCCAAACGCGGGGACCGGCGGGAACGGGGGTGCCGCGCGGAGCGGGTCACCCGGGGGGCGGAGGGAGACGCGTACGGCTGCCGGCGGGCGGGCGTGCGGGACCGGCCGTCCGTGCCCGGGTGCGGGTTCGTCGTGGCCGGTCGCGCAGTTTCCCCGCGCCCCTGGGGGTTGGGGTGGGCCCGGGGGGACAGGGGGCGCGGCGCTCCCCGCGCCCTTGGGGGGGTGGGCCCGGGGTGAGACGGGGGTGCCGCGTTCGCCGCGCCCCTGGGAGTCAGGGTTCAGGTTCCTACGTTTCGCCAGGCCTGGGGGATGTGGGACGCGATGTCGTGGGCGGCGGCCGGGGCGCCCTGCGGCTGGGGGCCGCCGGCCGCCAGGCGGCCCGCCAGGCCGTGGAGGTACGCGCCCGCGCTCGCCGCGTCCACCGCTGCCAGCCCCGCCGCCAGCAGTGACCCCGCCAGCCCGGACAGCACGTCCCCGCTGCCCGCCGTGGCCAGCCACGGCGTCCCCGTGGGGTTCACCCGCACCGTCCCGCCCCCGGGACCGGCGACCAGCGTCGTCGACCCCTTCAGCAGCACCGTCGCCCGGTACTCCGCCGCCAGCTCGCGCACCGCGGCCAGCCGGGCGCCCTCGACCTCTTCCCGCCGTACCCCCAGCAACGCGGCGGCCTCGCCCGCGTGCGGGGTCATCAGCGTCGGCGCCGTACGCCCCCGTACCGCCTCCCGCCCGGCCAGCCGCAGCCCGTCCGCGTCCAGCAGCACCGGTACGTCCGTCGCGAGCACCTGGGCCACGGTCGCCGCGTCGTCGCCGGCGCCCGGCCCGACCACCCAGGCCTGCACCCGCCCGGCCCCGGCGGGACCGGCGTCGGAGACGAGGGTCTCCGGGAAGCGCGCGAGGACCGCGTCCCCGGCCGGGCCGACGTACCGTACGGCCCCCGCCCCGCCCCGCAGCGCCCCGGACACGGCCAGCACGGCGGCCCCCGGGTAGCGTGCCGACCCGGCGGCGATCCCGACGACCCCGCGCCGGTACTTGTCGCTCTCCGCCGCCGGCTCCGGCAACAGCCGGGCCACGTCGGCGTGTTGCAGGGCCTCCAGTTCGGGTACGGCGGGCGGCTCCAGCCCGATGTCGACGAGCCGCACGACGCCGGCGTACTCCCGCGCGGGGTCCACCAGCAGCCCCGGCTTGTACGTGCCGAAGGTGACGGTCAGGTCGGCCCGGAGCGCGGCCCCCCGCACCTCCCCGGTGTCCGCGTCGACCCCGCTGGGCAGGTCCACGGCCACGACGGCGGCCCGGGACCGCGCCACCACCCCGGCGAGCCGCTCGGCGCCGGGCCGCAGGCCGCCCTTGCCGCCGATGCCGACGATCCCGTCCACGACCAGGCCGGCCCGCGCGATCAGCTCCTCGGCGGCGTCGGCGTCGGCGACCGCGCCGCCCGCCCGCCGCAGGGCGGCCAGCCCCTCGTGGTGGACCCGTCCGGGTGACAGCGGTACGGCCGTGACGCCCGCCCCGCGCCGGGCCAGCCGCGCCCCCGCGTACAGGGCGTCCCCGCCGTTGTCCCCGCTGCCGACCAGCAGCACCACCCGGCTGCCGTACACCCGCCCGAGCAGTCCGGCGCAGGCGGCGGCCAGCCCGGCGGCGGCCCGCTGCATCAGCGCCCCCTCCGGCATCCTCGCCAGCAGCGCCCGTTCGGCCGCCCTTACCGTCTCCACGCTGTACGCAGTACGCATGGCACCGAGTCTGCCCCGGAACCCCCGCCGCCCACACCCGGGCCGCGCGACCGGTCAGCCCTCGGCGACCACCACCGCCGAGGCGACGCCCGCGTCGTGACTCAGCGACACATGCCACGCCCGCACGCCCAGTTCCGCGGCCCGCGCGGCCACGGTCCCCTTCACCCGCAGCCGGGGCTGCCCGCTGTCCTCCACGTACACCTCGGCATCGGTCCAGTGCAGCCCGGGCGGCGCCCCCAACGCCTTGGCCAGCGCCTCCTTGGCGGCGAACCGCACCGCGAGCGAGGCGATCCCCCGCCGTTCCCCGCTGGGCAGCAGCAGCTCACGCTCGACGAACAACCGGTCGGCCAGCCCGGGGGTCCGCTCCAGGGACGCCCGGAACCGGTCGATCTCGGCGACGTCGATGCCCACCCCGATGATGCTCATGCCGTGCACCCTACGACCACGGCCCCGCCGGTCCTCCCACCGTGACGGCACGGCGTGCCCGGCCACCGGGGGTCCGGGCCGGCCACCGCGCCACTCCCCCGCGACTCCCCGCCGCTCGCCCGCCGCTCCGCCTACGCTTCCGCCATGGCTTCCTCCCCCTCGTACCTCTCCGACCTGTTCTCCCTCGACGGCCGCACCGCCCTGGTGACCGGCGGCAGTTCCGGCATCGGCCGGGCCGTGGCCGGTGCGCTGGCGCGGGCCGGGGCGCGGGTGGTGGTCGTGGCGCGCGGGGAGGAACAGCTCACCGCGACCGTCGCCGAACTGGCCGCCGACGGCTGCCGGGCGGCCTGGGTCAGCGGTGACCTGGGGTCCCGGGAGGGTGTGCGCGCGGTCGCCGAGGAGGCGGCGGGTGTCTTCGGTGAGCCCGACATCCTCGTCAACTGCGCCGGGATCAACCTGCGTCCGCCGATGGGCGAGCTGGACGAGGAGGTGTGGGACGCCACGCTCGCGGTGAACCTGGAGGCCCCGTTCCTGCTGGGGCAGCGGTTCGGGCCGGGTATGGCCGGGCGGGGCTTCGGCCGGATCATCCACATCAGCTCCCAGCAGGCGCACCGGGCGTTCGTGCACAGCGGCGCGTACGGCGTCTCCAAGGGCGCGCTGGAGTCGCTGGCCCGCTCGCAGGCGGAGGCCTGGTCGCCGTACGGCGTCACCTGCAACACCCTCGTGCCGGGCTTCGTGATGACCCCGCTCAACGCCCGGCTGTCGTCCGACCGCGGGAGGGTGTCGGCGCTGGCCGCGCGCACCATGGCCGGCCGCAACGGTCTGGCCGAGGACTTCGAGGGCGCCGCCGTCTTCCTCGCGAGCCGCGCCTCCGGCTACGTCACGGGCCAGTCGATCCACGTGGACGGCGGCTTCTCGGTGCACTGAAACCCCGCGATCATGACGAGCGTCCGCGGCCATTAGTCTTGCTGGTGACCGGCGATCCGTCTCCACGCGGACGCCATCGCTCACAACGGGAGGACTCCGCCTTGAAGTTGAAGTCTCTGGGCACCGCGCTCACCACCGTCGCCCTCATCGGTACGGCCCTGACCGGCGCCGTCGCCACCGCCGGCACCGCCTCCGCGGCAACGCTGCCGAGGGACTGCAGCAAGGCGATCGTCAACGTCAAGGCCAAGGAGACCGTCAACGTCCGTACGTCGCCGAAGACGACGGCCACGGCCGTCGGCATCTGGGGCAAGGGCAAGAAGGGCGCGGTCTGCAACGACGGCAAGGCCTACAAGGGCGGTTCGTACACGGCCTGCGGCAAGAAGAGCAACCTGTGGTACTACGGCGGCGACAAGAAGAACGGCTGGGTCCCGAAGACCTGCATCAACTGGTGACCTGCATCAACTGGTGACCTGCGTCAGCCGGTGACCCGCGTCGGCCGGTGACCGGCTGACCGGTGGGACGAGGGGCGGACGGCTGCGGGCCGTTCGCCCCTTCGCGCTCACTCCACCGTCACCGACTTCGCCAGGTTCCGGGGCTGGTCCACCTCGTTGCCCCGGGCCGTCGCCAGCTCGCACGCGAAGACCTGGAGCGGCACCGTGGCCACCAGCGGCTGGAGCAGCGTCGGCGTGGCCGGGATCCGGATCAGGTGGTCGGCGTACGGCACCACCGCCTCGTCCCCCTCCTCCGCGATCACGATGGTCCGCGCGCCCCGTGCCCGGATCTCCTGGATGTTGGACACGATCTTGTCGTGCAGGACCGACCGGCCGCGCGGCGACGGCACGACCACCACGACCGGCAGGTCCTCCTCGATCAGCGCGATCGGGCCGTGCTTCAGCTCGCCCGCCGCGAAGCCCTCGGCGTGCATGTAGGCGAGTTCCTTCAGCTTGAGCGCGCCCTCCAGCGCCACCGGGTAGCCCACGTGCCGGCCGAGGAAGAGCACCGTGTTCTTGGCGGCCAGCGTGCGTGCCAGCGCGCGTACCGGCTCCATGGTCCGAAGGACCCGCTCGACCTCCACCGAGATCCGGGACAGCTCCCTGACCACGTCGCGGATCTCGTCGCCCCACTTGGTGCCGCGGACCTGGCCGAGGTACAGGGCGACCAGGTAGCAGGCGACAAGCTGGGTCAGGAACGCCTTCGTGGAGGCGACGGCGACCTCGGGGCCGGCGTGCGTGTACAGCACCGCGTCCGACTCACGGGGGATCGTCGAGCCGTTGGTGTTGCAGATCGCCAGCACCTTGGAGCCCTGCTCGCGCGCGTGCCGGAGCGCCATGAGGGTGTCCATGGTCTCGCCGGACTGGGAAATGGCGATCACCAGCGACTGCACGTCGAGGATGGGGTCCCGGTAGCGGAACTCGCTGGCCAGCTCCACCTCGCACGGGATGCGCGTCCAGTGCTCGATGGCGTACTTGGCGATCAGGCCGGCGTGGAAGGCCGTGCCGCAGGCGACGATCACGACCTTGTCGATCTCGCGCAGCTCGGAGGGGCTGATCCGCACCTCGTCCAGGGTCAGCGAGCCGGCGGGGTCGATGCGCCCGAGGAGGGTGTCGGCGACCGCCTTGGGCTGCTCGGCGATCTCCTTGAGCATGAAGTAGTCGTAGCCGCCCTTCTCGGCCGCGGAGGCGTCCCAGTCCACGTGGTAGGAGCGGACGTCGGCCGGGCGGCCGTCGAAGCCGGTCACCGTGACACCGTCGCGGCGCAGCTCCACCACCTGGTCCTGGCCCAGCTCGATCGCGGAGCGCGTGTGGGCGATGAACGCGGCGACGTCGGAGGCCAGGAACGCCTCGCCCTCTCCCACGCCCACCACGAGCGGGGAGTTGCGGCGCGCGCCGACGACCACGTCCGGCTCGTCGGCGTGCACGGCGACCAGCGTGAACGCGCCCTCCAGCCGCCGGCACACCAGCCGCATCGCCTCGGCCAGGTCGGCGGTGGCCGAGAACTCCTCGGCGAGGAGGTGGGCGACCACCTCGGTGTCCGTCTCGGAGGTCAGCCGGTGCCCCCGCTCGGTCAGTTCGGCCCGCAGCGCGGCGAAGTTCTCGATGATGCCGTTGTGGACCACGGCGACCCGGCCCGCGTTGTCCAGGTGCGGGTGGGCGTTGGCGTCCGTGGGGCCGCCGTGCGTGGCCCAGCGGGTGTGCCCGATGCCGGTCGAACCCGCCGGCAGGGGCCGTTCGACCAGTTCCTTCTCCAGGTTGACCAGTTTTCCGGCTCTCTTCGCGGCGGCCAGCCCGCCGTCGGCCGGCACGGCGACCCCCGCCGAGTCGTACCCCCGGTACTCCAGTCTCTTCAGCCCGGCCATCACGACATCGAGCGCCGACTGCGACCCTACGTATCCCACGATTCCGCACATGGGCGGCAGCCTACGGGCGGATGGCGGCATGAAACCGTCATCGCGTGCCCGAAATCGGAAATGCGCGGGGCCACGCGGAGCCGCCGGGCGCCCGGGGTGAGTGACACCCACAGGCGGAAATCAGCCATCTCTTCGCGGTCGAGGCGCGCGAAGGCGACGTTCCACACACAGAACACACATAGGAACCCCACAAATGAGGGGCCCGACGAGGTCGAGTCGGCAGGCCGGGAGACGGACGAATTCCGGCCAGCACTCCTGCGCACCGAGGAACTCCCTGTACGTCCAGTCTCATCCAGACGCCGGCCCCGTCATGGTGTGGCTCGGCGTCGCGGAGACGTCGGTCGAGGAGTTCGACCGCTCGAAGGCGGCCCAACTGGGCCAGGACGTCCAGCGACTGCTGGACTCCGCGCTGACGGACGAGACCCTCCGCACGGCGTGGCTCGCCGCCACGCACGGCGTCTTCGACCCGAGCGAGTACGGCATGAGCGCCGGCGCCTGGCTGCGGAAGGCCGAAGAGACATGGCTGGCCCGGGTTCGCCGGGACAACCCGGCGTACACTCCCCCGCCACCACAGCCGGTGGTGGACGAGGAGTTGCGGCGGGCCGTCCTGGACGTGATCCGCCCGGTCGCG contains:
- the glmS gene encoding glutamine--fructose-6-phosphate transaminase (isomerizing), with amino-acid sequence MCGIVGYVGSQSALDVVMAGLKRLEYRGYDSAGVAVPADGGLAAAKRAGKLVNLEKELVERPLPAGSTGIGHTRWATHGGPTDANAHPHLDNAGRVAVVHNGIIENFAALRAELTERGHRLTSETDTEVVAHLLAEEFSATADLAEAMRLVCRRLEGAFTLVAVHADEPDVVVGARRNSPLVVGVGEGEAFLASDVAAFIAHTRSAIELGQDQVVELRRDGVTVTGFDGRPADVRSYHVDWDASAAEKGGYDYFMLKEIAEQPKAVADTLLGRIDPAGSLTLDEVRISPSELREIDKVVIVACGTAFHAGLIAKYAIEHWTRIPCEVELASEFRYRDPILDVQSLVIAISQSGETMDTLMALRHAREQGSKVLAICNTNGSTIPRESDAVLYTHAGPEVAVASTKAFLTQLVACYLVALYLGQVRGTKWGDEIRDVVRELSRISVEVERVLRTMEPVRALARTLAAKNTVLFLGRHVGYPVALEGALKLKELAYMHAEGFAAGELKHGPIALIEEDLPVVVVVPSPRGRSVLHDKIVSNIQEIRARGARTIVIAEEGDEAVVPYADHLIRIPATPTLLQPLVATVPLQVFACELATARGNEVDQPRNLAKSVTVE